A genomic region of Spea bombifrons isolate aSpeBom1 chromosome 9, aSpeBom1.2.pri, whole genome shotgun sequence contains the following coding sequences:
- the LOC128504325 gene encoding taste receptor type 2 member 40-like, which produces MSSVTDVLDIIDIVAFLCTVPGNIFILVVTLKEWFKNKRLCVTHQLVLGIVFCNILNGFLENIFYIYELTTDDTINEDLYLFLVFLLMFCNLWFTTWLCVHFCLKTVDINQRVYIYLRRRFHKMLPWILFSSVIGSILFSIPLNWYKVNGSSQNLTLNGFSHNVSLNNVSENSCYYCKLAVNCIFILGAFILFFSAALTSILFLRRHMKRVRDYAEGSGLSSIEAHVRAARTLTSILILNILYFIAMVCYVVEGPSAITTYLFFILVSVCDVICAIILIKGIKTLNKALADSLTFCLCVETNSPSIS; this is translated from the coding sequence ATGTCTAGTGTCACAGATGTTCTTGATATCATTGACATTGTTGCTTTCCTATGTACTGTCCCAGGAAACATCTTCATCCTTGTTGTAACTCTAAAGGAATGGTTCAAGAACAAGAGACTTTGTGTAACTCATCAGCTAGTCCTTGGAATCGTTTTTTGCAATATCTTGAATGGATttctggaaaacattttttacatttatgaacTCACTACAGACGATACCATCAATGaagatttgtatttgtttctcgTATTTTTATTGATGTTCTGCAACCTCTGGTTTACTACTTGGCTCTGTGTCCACTTTTGTCTTAAAACCGTTGACATCAACCAAAGAGTCTACATTTACCTGCGAAGGAGGTTTCACAAGATGCTTCCATGGATTCTCTTTTCATCTGTGATTGGGAGTATCTTGTTCAGTATTCCCCTTAACTGGTATAAGGTCAATGGATCATCTCAGAACTTGACACTTAATGGTTTTTCTCATAACGTGTCTCTAAATAATGTGTCGGAGAACAGTTGTTACTACTGTAAACTTGCCGTGAATTGCATATTCATCCTTGGGGCCTTTATCTTGTTCTTTAGTGCGGCTTTGACAAGCATACTGTTTCTCCGCAGACACATGAAGCGCGTCCGAGATTATGCTGAAGGTTCCGGTCTCTCCAGTATAGAAGCTCATGTCCGTGCAGCCAGAACATTAACCTCCATTTTGATCCTTAATATCTTATATTTTATTGCCATGGTTTGTTATGTAGTAGAAGGACCCAGTGCTATCACTACATACCTGTTTTTTATCCTGGTCTCGGTTTGTGATGTTATTTGCGCCATCATCTTAATAAAAGGAATCAAGACGCTGAATAAGGCGCTAGCAGACAGTTTAACATTCTGTCTTTGCGTAGAGACCAATAGCCCCAGCATTTCTTAG
- the LOC128505244 gene encoding uncharacterized protein LOC128505244: protein MAEEWSVIGGLQEQRTVVDGSMLHQHDGMVPREVWNSKGKERSQWQGKKQPSPRGNRQLWPKKSTFCDPEQGTSAAASCRDRLRNIKFTEEENDVLVTKVLENYPKLYGEDASRTSSFEKKRIWRGILESINGLGVSVRNVDTCKKRFADCKRFVRAKMSKHWRLAGKRQSLSVYYADWEEKIKAVICPLVEGIPGLIDSANPCTYECPGHWSPHENASPEGTLTPEETTTSEVPFYPETQMPTKLKPESENAIWPAFHTNEEESMDELEGPSIQGGQQHKERMAASCQWVERQSEGHAPSEMDHLLHQSQEAFRRTMRRQLHAVRQELREFRRDHTERMDLLLTLHREHLMVEEQKNEILSQLVSTVNNLVTKLSPMDTCKDGQNLQHPLAQTSTVAGENSLAKTDTPVASSHYLFCQSPEHQKGPTQNRRRRLVRGQFSNKRRK, encoded by the exons ATGGCAGAGGAGTGGAGCGTGATAGGTGGATTACAAGAGCAGAGGACTGTTGTGGATGGGTCTATGTTACATCAACACGATGGTATGGTGCCCCGGGAGGTATGGAATAGCAAAGGCAAAGAGAGGTCCCAATGGCAAGGGAAGAAGCAACCAAGTCCAAGAGGGAACCGCCAGCTTTGGCCAAAGAAGTCAACCTTTTGTGACCCTGAACAGGGAACTAGCGCAGCTGCATCATGCAGGGACAGGCTGAGGAACATAAAATTCACAGAGGAGGAAAATGATGTTCTAGTTACAAAGGTGCTGGAGAACTATCCAAAGCTGTATGGGGAAGATGCATCAAGGACGTCAAgttttgagaaaaaaagaatctgGCGCGGCATTCTAGAATCCATCAATGGTCTGGGAGTAAGCGTTAGGAACGTGGACACATGCAAGAAAAGGTTTGCCGACTGCAAGCGCTTTGTGAGGGCTAAAATGAGCAAGCACTGGCGCCTTGCTGGAAAGCGTCAGTCCTTGAGTGTGTACTATGCAGACTGGGAAGAAAAGATAAAAGCAGTTATATGTCCTCTTGTTGAAGGAATACCAGGTCTAATTGATTCTGCAAATCCTTGCACATATGAATGTCCAG gcCATTGGTCTCCTCATGAAAATGCTTCACCAGAAGGTACGCTGACTCCTGAAGAAACTACAACTTCAGAAGTGCCATTTTATCCCGAAACACAGATGCCAACCAAGCTAAAACCAGAGTCGGAAAACGCAATATGGCCAGCCTTCCATACAAATGAGGAAGAAAGCATGGATGAATTAGAAGGGCCTTCTATACAAGGTGGTCAACAACATAAGGAAAGAATGGCCGCATCTTGTCAGTGGGTAGAACGCCAGTCTGAAGGACATGCACCTTCTGAGATGGACCACCTTCTTCATCAAAGCCAGGAGGCATTTCGCAGAACCATGAGACGGCAATTACATGCCGTACGTCAAGAACTTAGAGAATTTAGACGTGACCATACAGAAAGGATGGATCTCTTGTTGACTCTTCATCGTGAACACCTAATGGTGGAGGAGCAGAAGAATGAAATTCTTTCCCAGTTGGTCAGCACAGTGAATAATTTAGTTACCAAACTTAGTCCAATGGACACATGTAAAGACGGACAAAATTTACAGCATCCCTTAGCTCAGACCTCCACCGTCGCTGGTGAAAACTCTCTCGCTAAGACTGATACCCCTGTGGCTTCATCACATTACCTCTTCTGTCAGTCACCTGAACACCAAAAAGGTCCAACTCAAAACCGAAGGAGAAGACTTGTTCGTGGACAGTTTTccaataaaagaagaaaataa
- the LOC128504324 gene encoding zinc finger protein 41-like encodes MLGVVVHISQMECLPISRKTTIPRSLCTAQPPPVANRFQRSLSTPSFPMNSPPPVFRGLKIPKCVDEQRKLIAQKPCVLMDEWGSDSSDDSDVKQGDMQESIKSGDVTVCFSVEELDSLEDRQKEPNGNVKTKIHQRPNLVGYLYVKPEIVPRIHRGEELCVISDLYTKKRRHRICNSSGNNIINKRDSSSLPWREEQRVIPLRCNKVKEIDKKNGPEETVLYQKGSSTSDDYTPANGEQQETSESCINICTKTYACSVCGDTFKEHSLFLIHQSTHVGQKSLINKRGRNYSSTSYQGVQTEDNPYACPERRRHIPHISKPMANRKIQTEAKSFICKECGKSFTQKASLIIHQRTHTGERPHMCKVCGKSFISGSYLVMHQRVHTGERPYVCNECGKRFISSSNLIIHQRVHTGEKPYLCTECGKCFGHSSHLVRHQKVHTGERPFTCAECGKSFSRSSHLVRHQTIHMRNPASQVV; translated from the exons ATGCTAGGAGTTGTAGTTCACATCAGCCAGATGGAATGCTTACCGATAAGCCGtaaaactacaattcccagAAGCCTTTGCACCGCACAGCCTCCTCCAGTAGCCAATCGGTTCCAAAGGTCCCTTTCTACCCCTTCATTCCCTATGAATTCCCCTCCTCCTGTGTTCAGAGGTCTGAAGATCCCTAAATGTGTTGATGAGCAGCGTAAATTAATAGCGCAG AAACCCTGCGTTCTTATGGATGAATGGGGGTCAGATTCCAGCGATGACTCTGATGTCAAGCAAGGGGACATGCAG GAATCGATTAAATCTGGTGACGTCACGGTCTGTTTCTCTGTGGAAGAGCTGGACTCTCTGGAAGATCGACAAAAAGAGCCCAACGGAAATGTCAAAACGAAAATTCACCAGCGTCCCAACTTAGTGG GTTATCTGTATGTGAAACCTGAGATTGTACCTAGGATTCATCGAGGAGAAGAGTTATGTGTGATCAGCGATTTATACACTAAGAAGAGGAGACACCGCATCTGTAATTCATCGG GTAATAACATTATAAACAAAAGAGATTCTTCCTCTTTACCATGGAGAGAGGAGCAGCGTGTAATTCCTTTAAGATGTAACAAGGTAAAGGAAATTGACAAGAAAAATGGTCCTGAAGAAACTGTTTTATACCAAAAAGGGAGCTCCACAAGTGATGACTATACTCCAGCCAACGGGGAACAACAGGAAACCTCAGAAAGCTGCATAAACATCTGCACCAAAACGTACGCTTGCAGTGTATGTGGGGACACCTTTAAAGAACATTCACTTTTTCTTATTCATCAATCAACACACGTAGGACAGAAAAGCCTCATAAACAAACGTGGTAGAAATTACAGTTCTACCAGTTATCAAGGAGTCCAAACAGAAGACAATCCGTACGCTTGCCCAGAACGTCGGAGGCACATTCCACATATTTCTAAGCCGATGGCGAATAGAAAAATTCAAACAGAAGCCAAGTCTTTCATATGTAAAGAGTGCGGCAAGAGTTTTACTCAGAAAGCCAGTCTTATTATACACCAGAGGACACACACGGGGGAAAGACCTCATATGTGCAAAGTGTGCGGCAAAAGTTTTATCAGTGGATCTTATCTGGTGATGCACCAACGTGTCCATACTGGTGAAAGACCCTATGTTTGCAACGAATGTGGCAAAAGGTTTATTAGTAGTTCGAATCTGATAATACACCAGAGGGTTCACACTGGTGAGAAACCATATCTCTGCACTGAGTGTGGGAAGTGCTTCGGTCACAGTTCACACCTAGTGCGGCATCAGAAGGTCCACACTGGAGAGAGGCCCTTCACGTGTGCTGAATGCGGGAAGTCCTTCTCTCGGAGTTCACATCTTGTTAGACATCAGACCATTCACATGAGAAACCCTGCAAGTCAGGTGGTATGA